A genome region from Streptomyces sp. S4.7 includes the following:
- a CDS encoding TAXI family TRAP transporter solute-binding subunit, translated as MSRRTAFVGGVAALVVAGLLAWWLVPLGGKTPSGSLKFSTGVTSGVYQRYGDLLKEDLAKDLPNVSIGLLTSEGSQENLSRVATGKADFTIATADAVAKYQRDNGPGADRLRGCARLYDDYVQLIVAKESDIESARDLRGKRVGVGQEGSGVRLIADRLLAAAGLHPTKDVTAVSAGIDTMPGRLESGGLDAFFWSGGLPTASVQQLSERFDIRLVPLDDALVDKLHDTAPVATRYYRSAVMPADAYEKAQDGTAVPTVAVANLLVTTDRIDPALTEGFTRTVIKSRDRIGKKVHPAQLVDLRTAIYTDPLRLHEGALRYYQSVKP; from the coding sequence ATGAGCCGTCGCACCGCCTTCGTAGGAGGCGTGGCCGCCCTGGTGGTGGCCGGGCTGCTGGCGTGGTGGCTGGTGCCTCTCGGGGGGAAGACACCGAGCGGGTCCCTCAAGTTCAGTACGGGCGTGACGAGCGGGGTCTACCAGCGCTACGGGGACCTCCTGAAGGAGGATCTCGCCAAGGATCTGCCCAACGTGTCGATAGGGCTGCTGACCAGCGAGGGGTCGCAGGAGAACCTCTCGCGCGTGGCCACCGGGAAGGCCGACTTCACCATCGCCACGGCCGACGCGGTCGCCAAGTACCAGCGGGACAACGGGCCGGGTGCCGACCGGCTGCGGGGCTGCGCGCGGCTCTACGACGACTACGTACAGCTGATCGTGGCGAAGGAGTCGGACATCGAGTCCGCGCGGGACCTGCGGGGCAAGCGGGTGGGTGTCGGGCAGGAGGGTTCGGGGGTGCGGCTGATCGCCGACCGTCTGCTGGCCGCCGCCGGGCTGCATCCCACGAAGGACGTGACGGCTGTATCGGCGGGCATCGACACCATGCCGGGCCGTCTGGAGTCGGGCGGCCTGGACGCGTTCTTCTGGTCGGGCGGGCTGCCCACCGCCTCCGTCCAGCAGTTGTCGGAGCGCTTCGACATACGGCTGGTGCCCCTCGACGACGCCCTCGTCGACAAGCTGCACGACACGGCCCCGGTGGCGACCCGCTACTACCGCTCCGCGGTGATGCCTGCCGACGCGTACGAGAAGGCGCAGGACGGTACGGCGGTGCCCACGGTGGCCGTGGCGAACCTGCTGGTGACCACGGACCGGATCGACCCCGCGCTGACCGAGGGTTTCACCCGCACCGTGATCAAGAGCCGCGACCGGATAGGCAAGAAGGTCCACCCGGCGCAGCTCGTGGATCTGCGGACGGC
- a CDS encoding cupin domain-containing protein, translating into MNRTTNSVPRTHQPLLTRGGAAEALADAPGSVITLFADSDTTGGALTVNTARFEKGAAGAPVHFHTRATEFFFVVDGTLQVLVGEEVLTLGKGDFLAVPPHTPHAFAPAPDATAEVLVGFTPGMDRFDYYRLLGRVHDGGATVQDIKDSSERYDNHYARSQAWEERV; encoded by the coding sequence ATGAACAGGACGACGAACTCCGTACCCCGCACCCACCAGCCGCTTCTGACCCGCGGCGGCGCCGCCGAGGCCCTTGCCGACGCACCTGGCAGCGTGATCACGCTGTTCGCCGACTCGGACACCACGGGCGGCGCGCTCACCGTCAACACGGCCCGCTTCGAGAAGGGTGCGGCGGGGGCGCCCGTGCACTTCCACACCCGTGCCACCGAGTTCTTCTTCGTCGTCGACGGCACGCTCCAGGTGCTGGTGGGTGAGGAGGTACTGACCCTGGGGAAGGGCGATTTCCTCGCTGTGCCGCCGCACACGCCGCATGCTTTCGCGCCGGCCCCGGACGCGACCGCGGAGGTCCTGGTCGGCTTCACGCCGGGCATGGACCGGTTCGACTACTACCGGCTGCTCGGCCGCGTCCACGACGGTGGGGCGACCGTGCAGGACATCAAGGACTCCTCGGAGAGGTACGACAACCACTACGCGCGCAGTCAGGCGTGGGAGGAGCGCGTCTGA
- the miaB gene encoding tRNA (N6-isopentenyl adenosine(37)-C2)-methylthiotransferase MiaB, translating into MTNSSDRAAAVDEVGVDRTYEVRTYGCQMNVHDSERLSGLLEDAGYVRAPAGADGDADVVVFNTCAVRENADNKLYGNLGRLAPMKTRRPGMQIAVGGCLAQKDRDTIVKRAPWVDVVFGTHNIGKLPVLLERARVQEEAQIEIAESLEAFPSTLPTRRESAYAAWVSISVGCNNTCTFCIVPALRGKEKDRRPGDVLAEVEALVAEGVSEITLLGQNVNAYGSDMGDREAFSKLLRACGQIEGLERVRFTSPHPRDFTDDVISAMAQTPNVMPQLHMPLQSGSDTVLRAMRRSYRQERFLGIIDKVRAAIPHAAISTDIIVGFPGETEEDFQQTMHTVRRARFANAFTFQYSKRPGTPAADMDGQIPKEVVQERYLRLVALQEEISWDENKAQIGRTLDVMVAEGEGRKDGATRRLSGRAPDNRLVHFTAPDQEVRPGDVVTVDITYAAPHHLLAEGPTTRIRRTRAGDAWERRNAAPPEPAAVLLGLPSIGVPPPLPAATGGCSAV; encoded by the coding sequence GTGACAAACAGCAGTGACCGGGCCGCGGCAGTGGACGAAGTGGGCGTTGACCGGACCTACGAGGTGCGCACCTACGGGTGCCAGATGAACGTCCACGACTCCGAGCGATTGTCCGGTCTGCTGGAGGACGCCGGCTATGTCCGCGCCCCCGCGGGCGCCGACGGCGACGCCGACGTCGTCGTCTTCAACACCTGCGCCGTACGCGAGAACGCCGACAACAAGCTGTACGGCAACCTCGGCCGGCTCGCCCCGATGAAGACCCGCCGCCCCGGCATGCAGATCGCGGTCGGCGGCTGCCTCGCCCAGAAGGACCGCGACACCATCGTCAAGAGGGCGCCCTGGGTCGACGTCGTCTTCGGTACGCACAACATCGGCAAACTCCCCGTACTGCTGGAGCGCGCCCGCGTACAGGAAGAGGCGCAGATCGAGATCGCCGAGTCGCTGGAGGCGTTCCCGTCCACACTGCCGACCCGCCGCGAGTCCGCCTACGCCGCGTGGGTCTCCATCTCCGTGGGCTGCAACAACACCTGCACCTTCTGCATCGTCCCGGCCCTGCGCGGCAAGGAGAAGGACCGCCGCCCCGGTGACGTACTCGCCGAGGTCGAGGCACTCGTCGCCGAAGGCGTCTCGGAGATCACGCTCCTGGGCCAGAACGTCAACGCGTACGGCTCCGACATGGGCGACCGCGAGGCCTTCTCCAAGCTCCTGCGGGCCTGCGGGCAGATCGAGGGCCTGGAGCGCGTCCGCTTCACCTCACCGCACCCGCGCGACTTCACCGACGACGTCATCTCCGCGATGGCCCAGACGCCCAACGTCATGCCGCAGTTGCACATGCCGCTCCAGTCAGGCTCGGACACCGTCCTCAGGGCGATGCGCCGCTCCTACCGGCAGGAGCGGTTCCTCGGCATCATCGACAAGGTCCGCGCGGCCATCCCGCACGCCGCCATCTCCACCGACATCATCGTGGGCTTCCCCGGCGAGACCGAGGAGGACTTCCAGCAGACGATGCACACGGTGCGCCGGGCGCGCTTCGCGAACGCCTTCACCTTCCAGTACTCCAAGCGCCCCGGAACGCCCGCGGCCGACATGGACGGGCAGATTCCCAAGGAGGTCGTGCAGGAGCGCTACCTGCGCCTCGTCGCCCTCCAGGAGGAGATCTCCTGGGACGAGAACAAGGCGCAGATCGGCCGCACCCTCGACGTCATGGTCGCCGAGGGCGAGGGCCGCAAGGACGGAGCCACCCGCCGCCTCTCCGGCCGCGCGCCGGACAACCGGCTGGTGCACTTCACCGCGCCCGACCAGGAGGTTCGTCCGGGCGACGTGGTGACCGTCGACATCACCTACGCGGCCCCGCACCATCTGCTCGCCGAGGGGCCGACGACGCGGATTCGGCGCACCCGTGCCGGAGACGCCTGGGAGAGGCGCAACGCCGCCCCGCCCGAGCCCGCGGCTGTACTGCTCGGTCTGCCGTCGATCGGCGTCCCGCCGCCGCTGCCCGCGGCGACCGGCGGCTGCTCGGCGGTGTGA
- a CDS encoding class III extradiol dioxygenase subunit B-like domain-containing protein, translated as MLVSAAVCPCPPLLVPAVAAGAAPELDTARDACADALGVLAASRPDRLVVVGPAAGTTDLVTYPQGAHGSFRGYGVAVDVTLDGRPPRPEDRDGRSGAELPPSLAVAAWLLAHVSWTASPIQGLAVREPLDAGRCIKSGKDITTGEGRVALLVMGDASACRSLKAPGYLDERAAAFDAEVAGALGSADVTALAALDESLATDLQAAGRAGWQVLAGAAEGASLGGALLYDDAPYGVGYLVAAWS; from the coding sequence ATGCTCGTATCCGCGGCCGTGTGCCCCTGTCCGCCCCTGCTCGTCCCCGCCGTCGCCGCCGGTGCCGCTCCGGAACTCGACACCGCGCGCGACGCGTGCGCCGACGCCCTCGGCGTGCTCGCCGCCTCCAGGCCCGACCGGCTGGTCGTCGTCGGACCGGCGGCGGGCACGACGGACCTGGTGACGTACCCACAGGGTGCGCACGGCTCCTTCCGTGGCTACGGGGTGGCCGTCGACGTCACGCTCGACGGCCGGCCGCCCAGGCCCGAGGACCGCGACGGTCGATCCGGCGCCGAACTGCCGCCCTCGCTGGCCGTCGCCGCCTGGCTGCTCGCGCACGTCTCCTGGACCGCCTCGCCGATCCAGGGACTCGCCGTCCGGGAACCTCTCGACGCCGGCCGGTGTATCAAGAGCGGCAAGGACATCACGACGGGCGAGGGGCGGGTGGCACTGCTGGTGATGGGCGACGCCAGCGCGTGCCGTTCGCTCAAGGCGCCCGGATATCTCGACGAGCGCGCCGCGGCCTTCGACGCCGAGGTCGCAGGCGCGCTCGGCTCGGCGGACGTGACGGCGCTCGCCGCGCTGGACGAGTCGCTGGCGACCGACCTGCAGGCGGCGGGACGCGCCGGCTGGCAGGTTCTCGCGGGCGCGGCGGAGGGAGCGTCTCTCGGCGGCGCGCTGCTGTACGACGACGCGCCGTACGGCGTGGGCTACCTGGTGGCGGCCTGGTCGTAG
- a CDS encoding antitoxin has protein sequence MSFLDSLKSKLSPAKDKVSDLAQQHGGKIGEGLDKAAKTVDQKTKGKYSDKIESGTGKAKDALERISQKEGKDGGQSGGTTTPPSSPPPAS, from the coding sequence ATGAGCTTCCTTGACTCACTGAAGTCCAAGCTGTCCCCCGCCAAGGACAAAGTCTCCGACCTCGCGCAGCAGCACGGGGGGAAGATCGGCGAGGGCCTGGACAAGGCCGCGAAGACGGTCGACCAGAAGACCAAGGGCAAGTACAGCGACAAGATCGAGTCCGGGACCGGAAAGGCCAAGGACGCCTTGGAGCGGATTTCCCAGAAGGAAGGCAAGGACGGCGGCCAGAGCGGCGGCACCACAACCCCGCCCTCCTCCCCGCCGCCGGCTTCCTGA